The following proteins are co-located in the Hypomesus transpacificus isolate Combined female chromosome 23, fHypTra1, whole genome shotgun sequence genome:
- the LOC124484987 gene encoding immunoglobulin superfamily member 3-like, whose protein sequence is MGIRTLLIACSVLAGVGLAQRVVTVQSGPLVRTEGSHVTIWCNVTGYKEGVEQDFEWSMYLTSVPDREIRIVSTAQSNYAYAVYAQRVNSKEIYVERLSQDSALLHITKVQTRDQGLFECYTPNTDGQYLGSYSARTNLTGKTARNDVRTHTHTH, encoded by the coding sequence CTGGAGTGGGCCTGGCCCAGAGGGTCGTGACGGTGCAGAGTGGGCCGCTGGTACGGACGGAGGGCTCCCACGTGACCATCTGGTGCAACGTGACTGGCTACAAAGAGGGGGTGGAGCAGGACTTTGAGTGGTCCATGTACCTGACGTCGGTGCCAGACCGGGAGATCCGTATCGTCAGCACGGCCCAGTCAAACTATGCCTACGCCGTGTACGCCCAGCGCGTCAACAGCAAGGAGATCTACGTGGAGCGCCTCAGTCAGGATTCGGCCCTGCTCCACATCACCAAGGTGCAGACCAGAGACCAGGGCCTCTTCGAGTGCTACACCCCCAACACCGATGGCCAGTACTTGGGCTCCTACAGTGCACGCACCAACCTCACAGGTAAGACTGCTAGAAATGACgtgcgcacccacacacacacacactga